DNA from Thunnus maccoyii chromosome 21, fThuMac1.1, whole genome shotgun sequence:
ACTGGGTGCAGGTAGCCATCACCTTTTAATGAGTGTAAcgcatctgtttgttttgtgctcTCTCCCTCCTCCGTGCCTTCCTCTTGTAGTGTTCGAGTCAAATGGGCAATGTAGGTGGTGGCCAGTATCAACACGTCGAGTTTGGACAGCTTGGTGTCCGGCGGAACGGACGGCAAAGTCCTTTGTAGCTCCAGGAACGCGGTTCTCAGAGTTTGCACTCGACTCCTCTCCCGCGCTGCGTTAGCTGCCGCCGGGCGTCCTCTGCCGCCGAGCCCGCCGGCCTGAAGCACCCTGGCCCGCTGGAGCTCCCGACGACGACCGTCTGGACTGGGACTGGAACTTGGACTGGATGGAGGACTGTCAT
Protein-coding regions in this window:
- the LOC121888065 gene encoding transcription factor 24-like, coding for MVGRQTLGMHSGQCSGTVVDDSPPSSPSSSPSPDGRRRELQRARVLQAGGLGGRGRPAAANAARERSRVQTLRTAFLELQRTLPSVPPDTKLSKLDVLILATTYIAHLTRTLQEEGTEEGESTKQTDALHSLKGDGYLHPVKKWPMRSRLYVGATGQFLNTTHPSDSENQGPSSSKSKEQA